Proteins encoded by one window of Gordonia jinghuaiqii:
- a CDS encoding alpha/beta fold hydrolase, with protein MANRITAFRRGPLTFDVVDSGPIDGEPIVLLHGFPQRASSWERVAPLLHDKGFRTLAPDQRGYSPGARPRRRRDYAQSELAADVLALLDEAGISEAHIAGHDWGAAVAWTLAGHHHDRVRTLTALSVPHPGAFVQAMPRGQILRSWYMAAFQIPVLPEKLLGWALRTQPDFGARMGLPEPFASRVAAEIGEYGALPGALGWYRAMFARDPGSAPKRVRVPTTYVWGDADIAIGKVSARLCSAWVEAPFDFIVLPGADHWLPESRPDDVAAAILDRVTRADG; from the coding sequence ATGGCGAATCGCATCACCGCGTTTCGACGCGGACCGCTCACGTTCGACGTCGTCGACTCCGGCCCGATCGACGGCGAACCCATCGTGTTGCTGCACGGCTTCCCGCAGCGCGCATCCTCGTGGGAACGCGTGGCCCCGTTGCTGCACGACAAAGGCTTTCGGACTCTCGCACCCGACCAGCGCGGGTACTCGCCGGGGGCGCGCCCGAGACGGCGACGCGACTACGCCCAGTCCGAACTCGCTGCCGACGTGCTCGCGCTGCTCGACGAGGCGGGGATCTCCGAGGCGCACATCGCCGGTCACGACTGGGGTGCGGCGGTCGCGTGGACCCTCGCCGGCCACCATCACGATCGGGTGAGAACGCTGACGGCTCTGTCCGTTCCGCACCCGGGGGCGTTCGTGCAGGCGATGCCGCGCGGCCAGATTCTCCGGTCCTGGTACATGGCGGCATTCCAGATCCCGGTGCTGCCCGAGAAGCTGCTCGGCTGGGCGTTGCGCACCCAGCCGGATTTCGGTGCACGGATGGGACTTCCGGAACCGTTCGCCTCCCGCGTGGCGGCCGAGATCGGCGAGTACGGCGCACTGCCCGGCGCCCTCGGCTGGTACCGCGCGATGTTCGCGCGCGACCCCGGTTCCGCACCCAAGCGGGTACGCGTCCCCACCACCTACGTCTGGGGAGACGCCGACATCGCCATCGGCAAGGTCTCCGCCAGGCTGTGCTCCGCCTGGGTCGAGGCGCCGTTCGACTTCATCGTGCTGCCCGGCGCCGACCACTGGCTCCCGGAGTCCCGCCCCGACGACGTGGCGGCAGCGATCCTGGACCGGGTCACACGCGCCGACGGGTGA
- a CDS encoding ferredoxin reductase → MAERGATPKVSPLRRGFLGAIRHLFNPLHPDDYIELINPLWTTRELRGRVEEVRPEGADAATVWIKPGYEWPGHLPGQYVRLGVVVNGVFHWRAYSLTSDPQPRDGLISVTPKLVEEGTVSPYLVDGIRPGEIVRLGEIEGVFTLPDPLPSKMLFISAGSGITPIMSMLRDLDHRDRLDDVVAIHSAHSVEQVMFRADLESMDDRQDGFDLILRITERDGRIKATDLDELCPDWRERETMCSGPREMLDSLVEHWESEGAGDRIHLERFQPIIGGNPGDGEGGTVRFLRSKTEATCEPGAPILVAGEENGLDLKFGCRIGICHTCTGVLKQGNIRDLRTGEVSSPEGQSIRICVNTAEGDVEVDL, encoded by the coding sequence ATGGCTGAGCGCGGCGCAACACCCAAGGTGTCCCCACTGCGGCGAGGCTTTCTCGGCGCCATCCGGCATCTGTTCAATCCACTGCACCCCGACGACTACATCGAGCTGATCAATCCGCTCTGGACCACCAGGGAACTGCGCGGACGGGTGGAAGAGGTACGCCCCGAAGGTGCGGACGCGGCCACGGTGTGGATCAAGCCGGGCTATGAGTGGCCCGGCCACCTACCAGGACAGTATGTCCGTCTCGGTGTGGTGGTCAACGGCGTATTCCATTGGCGCGCTTACTCCCTGACGTCGGATCCGCAGCCGCGTGACGGGCTGATCAGTGTGACGCCGAAGCTGGTCGAGGAGGGGACGGTCTCGCCCTACCTCGTCGACGGGATCCGCCCGGGCGAGATCGTGCGGCTCGGCGAGATCGAAGGGGTGTTCACCCTGCCCGATCCGCTGCCGTCGAAGATGCTCTTCATCAGCGCGGGCAGCGGAATCACTCCGATCATGAGCATGCTGCGCGACCTCGATCACCGCGATCGGCTCGACGATGTCGTGGCGATCCACTCCGCGCACAGCGTCGAGCAGGTGATGTTCCGGGCCGACCTCGAGTCGATGGACGACCGGCAGGACGGGTTCGACCTCATCCTGCGTATCACCGAGCGCGACGGGCGGATCAAGGCGACCGACCTCGACGAACTCTGTCCGGACTGGCGCGAGCGCGAGACCATGTGTTCCGGCCCGCGCGAGATGCTCGACAGTCTGGTCGAACACTGGGAATCCGAGGGTGCCGGGGACCGCATCCATCTGGAGCGTTTCCAGCCGATCATCGGTGGGAACCCCGGGGACGGCGAGGGCGGTACCGTCCGCTTCCTGCGCAGCAAGACCGAGGCCACCTGCGAACCCGGTGCCCCGATCCTTGTCGCGGGGGAGGAGAACGGTCTGGATCTCAAATTCGGATGCCGGATCGGCATCTGCCACACCTGCACCGGGGTGCTCAAGCAGGGGAACATCCGCGATCTGCGAACCGGCGAGGTGAGCTCGCCCGAAGGCCAGAGCATACGCATCTGCGTCAATACTGCCGAGGGCGACGTCGAAGTCGACCTCTGA
- a CDS encoding alpha/beta fold hydrolase: MTPGDAGGAPGEFVTVGEHRLHVLDEGSGPPLLLMAALGSNWFDLDPLVARLASSWRVIRYDRPGYGLSSPVGRHHHPSLLGEVERMAAVLDARGVDEPVVVVGHSLASLYVEAFARRHPERTAGVVLLDGSFVLVPWRMVPLSFRTGNAHRFVGAARAVTSRVGIRRWPSLQVWTRVVPAPPEGRGDQQRRWGARIFGQPPFLLALLVENAAFGAMNNTLRGLRRTRPMPDVPVIVVVASSRLPGYREFWEWKQQRYAEVLSADEIAVLPRTKHFLVSERPDDVAEIIEGMRESDRSLPTRE, encoded by the coding sequence ATGACGCCCGGCGACGCAGGCGGAGCTCCGGGTGAGTTCGTCACCGTCGGCGAGCATCGCCTGCACGTGCTGGACGAGGGGTCGGGGCCGCCGCTGCTGTTGATGGCGGCGTTGGGTAGCAACTGGTTCGACCTCGACCCGCTGGTCGCGCGGCTCGCGTCGTCGTGGCGGGTGATCCGATATGACCGGCCGGGTTACGGGCTGTCCAGTCCCGTGGGGCGGCATCATCATCCGTCGTTGCTCGGCGAGGTCGAGCGGATGGCGGCGGTGCTCGATGCCCGTGGTGTCGACGAACCCGTTGTCGTCGTGGGACATTCGCTGGCCTCGTTGTATGTCGAGGCGTTCGCCCGTCGGCATCCCGAGCGGACTGCCGGCGTGGTGCTTCTCGACGGGTCGTTCGTGCTGGTCCCGTGGCGGATGGTTCCGCTGTCGTTCCGGACCGGCAACGCCCACCGGTTCGTGGGTGCCGCGCGGGCGGTGACTTCTCGTGTCGGCATCCGGCGCTGGCCGAGTCTGCAGGTGTGGACGCGAGTGGTGCCCGCTCCGCCGGAAGGGCGTGGCGACCAGCAACGACGCTGGGGTGCGAGGATCTTCGGTCAACCGCCGTTCCTTCTCGCCCTGCTTGTCGAGAATGCCGCATTCGGTGCCATGAACAACACGCTGCGCGGACTGCGTCGGACAAGGCCGATGCCCGACGTGCCGGTCATCGTGGTGGTCGCGTCGTCACGATTGCCGGGCTACCGGGAGTTCTGGGAGTGGAAGCAGCAGCGGTACGCGGAAGTGCTGAGCGCCGACGAGATCGCCGTACTGCCGCGCACGAAGCACTTCCTCGTCTCCGAGCGGCCGGATGACGTGGCCGAGATCATCGAGGGCATGAGAGAGTCGGATCGCTCTCTCCCTACCCGCGAGTAA
- a CDS encoding PQQ-dependent sugar dehydrogenase: MATALTAVLAGGLTSGPVANAAPPLQVTTLASGLSIPWGVVVAPDGTVLTGERSGRFVAVRPGGKRIDVRADLSRIFAENESGLMGLAIDPRFEQTRRVYSCQAETTVPGAPNAPGSLSDLPIEFPQTGQTIKVVAWRVGTDWTRMARERTVLSGIPINSSGRHAGCGLAATGDSLWIGTGDSATPRIPQSRDSLGGKVLHIKLDGTPAAGNPNPRSPIYSLGHRNVQGVAVAPGTGRVYAIEQGTSRDDELNLIVSGGNYGYKPDRLPFIYDESVPMTDPVRVPGAIGSVWSSGAPTIAPPGIAFLPESGWGPHSGGLVLTTLKGKRLVFMTLSGDGRRVVSSTEALKDAHGRLRGVAVAPDGSLVLTTSDGDGSDRILRVRWRG, translated from the coding sequence ATGGCCACAGCTCTGACGGCGGTCCTCGCCGGAGGTCTCACGTCCGGGCCGGTCGCGAATGCGGCACCTCCGCTGCAGGTCACGACGCTGGCCAGCGGCCTGTCGATCCCCTGGGGCGTCGTGGTGGCACCGGATGGCACGGTGCTCACCGGTGAGCGCTCGGGCAGGTTCGTCGCCGTACGCCCCGGCGGCAAGCGCATCGACGTTCGCGCCGACCTGTCCCGGATCTTCGCGGAGAACGAGTCGGGCCTGATGGGCCTGGCCATCGATCCGCGGTTCGAACAGACGCGCCGCGTCTACTCGTGTCAGGCCGAGACCACGGTGCCCGGTGCGCCCAACGCCCCCGGGTCGCTGTCTGATCTGCCGATCGAGTTCCCGCAGACAGGCCAGACGATCAAGGTCGTGGCCTGGCGGGTCGGCACGGACTGGACCCGGATGGCCCGTGAGCGCACTGTGCTCAGCGGGATCCCGATCAACTCCTCGGGTCGCCACGCCGGCTGCGGACTCGCCGCCACCGGCGACTCGCTCTGGATCGGCACCGGTGACAGCGCGACCCCGCGGATACCGCAGAGTCGGGATTCCCTGGGCGGCAAGGTGTTGCACATCAAGCTCGACGGCACCCCGGCGGCCGGGAACCCGAATCCGCGCAGCCCGATATACAGTCTCGGCCACCGTAATGTGCAGGGCGTCGCCGTGGCGCCGGGAACCGGCCGGGTTTACGCGATCGAGCAGGGCACCTCGCGCGACGACGAGCTCAATCTCATCGTTTCCGGCGGCAACTACGGCTACAAGCCGGACCGACTGCCCTTCATCTACGACGAGTCGGTTCCCATGACCGACCCGGTGCGCGTTCCCGGCGCGATCGGGTCGGTGTGGAGCTCTGGCGCCCCGACGATAGCGCCGCCGGGCATCGCCTTCCTGCCGGAATCCGGTTGGGGACCTCACAGCGGTGGGCTCGTCCTCACGACCCTCAAGGGCAAGCGGCTGGTGTTCATGACGCTGTCGGGCGACGGACGCCGGGTGGTGTCCTCGACCGAGGCGCTCAAGGACGCGCACGGAAGGTTGCGCGGTGTGGCGGTGGCCCCCGACGGTTCGCTCGTGCTGACCACCAGCGACGGCGACGGGTCCGATCGAATCCTGCGTGTGCGCTGGCGCGGCTGA
- the rraA gene encoding ribonuclease E activity regulator RraA — protein MSEPTFTPTADLVDEIGADVRSCDTQFTQFGGIREFVGRVSTVKCFQDNALLKSVLGESNPGGVLVVDGDASVHTALVGDIIAELGRSNGWVGIIAHGAIRDAKTIGGMEIGVKALGTNPRKSTKTGAGERDVPLTFGGVTFAPGDIVYSDDDGIVLVSPDSP, from the coding sequence ATGAGCGAGCCGACCTTCACCCCGACAGCCGACCTCGTCGACGAGATCGGCGCTGATGTCCGTAGTTGCGACACCCAGTTCACGCAGTTCGGCGGCATCCGGGAGTTCGTCGGCCGCGTCTCGACCGTCAAGTGTTTCCAGGACAACGCCCTGCTCAAATCAGTCCTCGGCGAGTCCAACCCCGGCGGTGTGCTGGTCGTCGACGGCGACGCCTCGGTACACACCGCGCTGGTCGGCGACATCATCGCCGAACTCGGCCGGTCGAACGGCTGGGTGGGGATCATCGCCCACGGCGCGATCCGTGATGCCAAGACCATCGGCGGGATGGAGATCGGCGTCAAGGCGCTGGGCACCAATCCGCGGAAGTCCACCAAGACCGGTGCCGGCGAACGCGACGTCCCGCTCACGTTCGGCGGGGTGACCTTCGCTCCCGGAGACATCGTGTACTCCGACGACGACGGGATCGTGCTCGTCAGCCCAGACAGCCCGTAG
- a CDS encoding fatty acid desaturase family protein, with protein MTATDSGRRVTSPLAHLDQETIDRLAEEFDAIHDEVYGNLGDSDRRYIKTVIASQRQLATIGRIVLLNSRSRGAWVAGTACLGMAKILENMEIGHNVMHGQWDWMNDPYIHSSVWDWDTASTAEAWKHSHNYIHHTFTNIRGKDKDLGYEIMRIDPNQKWHPIYLLQPFYNVLLTAFFEWGVALHDLDLEAIRRGEKPPAEVIKDLKGIAVKMRRQVVKDYIGWPAISAGAFLLTQALTGGSIRQPSTSRIGSALRRVDRRRFDTVADVADRVLPGAESTFLRTLTANFTANIIRNVWSHAIIFCGHFPDQTYTFSQEEVEDESRGGWYVRQLVGAANIEGSPLFHIISGNLGYQVEHHLFPDMPSTRYSEVAPKVKDICERYDLPYNTGPFGQQWGQVHRTIARLAFPGGKARPKPGPYRRPPHSSSGEPRVSEAARFRGRLPADHPNAGPEHESGGVEVSPPPR; from the coding sequence ATGACAGCCACAGATTCCGGCCGGCGCGTCACCAGCCCGTTGGCCCACCTCGATCAGGAGACGATCGATCGCCTGGCCGAGGAGTTCGACGCCATTCACGACGAGGTCTACGGAAACCTCGGTGACAGCGACCGCCGCTACATCAAGACCGTCATCGCCTCCCAGCGCCAGCTCGCCACGATCGGACGGATCGTGTTGCTGAACTCGCGTTCACGAGGTGCATGGGTGGCGGGCACCGCCTGCCTCGGCATGGCCAAGATCCTGGAGAACATGGAGATCGGCCACAACGTCATGCACGGGCAGTGGGACTGGATGAACGACCCGTACATCCACTCGTCGGTGTGGGACTGGGACACCGCGTCCACCGCGGAGGCGTGGAAGCACTCGCACAACTACATCCACCACACGTTCACCAACATCCGCGGCAAGGACAAGGATCTCGGTTACGAGATCATGCGGATCGACCCGAATCAGAAGTGGCATCCGATCTACCTGCTGCAGCCGTTCTACAACGTGCTGCTGACCGCGTTCTTCGAGTGGGGAGTCGCACTGCACGACCTCGATCTCGAGGCCATCCGACGTGGTGAGAAACCCCCCGCCGAGGTGATCAAGGACCTCAAGGGCATCGCGGTGAAGATGCGACGTCAGGTCGTCAAGGACTACATCGGCTGGCCGGCGATCAGCGCGGGCGCGTTCCTGCTGACCCAGGCCTTGACCGGCGGCAGTATCCGTCAGCCGTCGACGTCGCGGATCGGTTCGGCTCTGCGCCGCGTCGACCGCAGGCGATTCGACACCGTGGCCGACGTCGCCGACCGGGTGTTGCCCGGTGCCGAGAGCACGTTCTTGCGCACGCTGACCGCGAACTTCACCGCGAACATCATCCGGAACGTGTGGTCGCACGCCATCATCTTCTGCGGTCACTTTCCCGACCAGACGTACACGTTCAGTCAGGAAGAGGTCGAAGACGAGTCGCGGGGCGGCTGGTACGTCCGCCAGCTCGTGGGCGCGGCCAACATCGAGGGCAGTCCGCTGTTCCACATCATCAGCGGCAACCTCGGCTATCAGGTCGAGCACCACCTCTTTCCCGACATGCCGAGTACCCGCTACTCGGAGGTGGCCCCGAAGGTGAAGGACATCTGCGAGCGCTACGACCTGCCGTACAACACCGGACCGTTCGGCCAGCAGTGGGGACAGGTGCACCGCACCATCGCGCGCCTGGCATTCCCGGGCGGCAAGGCCCGCCCGAAGCCGGGCCCGTACCGTCGCCCGCCGCACTCCAGCAGCGGCGAGCCCCGCGTCAGTGAGGCCGCTCGCTTCCGCGGCCGACTGCCCGCCGACCACCCCAACGCCGGCCCCGAGCATGAGTCGGGCGGCGTCGAGGTCTCACCGCCCCCGCGGTAG
- a CDS encoding succinic semialdehyde dehydrogenase gives MPKPTVDYFTRLGDLVAIDDAASRPTRPVLEAFSGTEMATIPVATAADLETAVARARQAQEGWAQRTPAERAAIIDTFSDLVHRNAASLMDIAQAETGKARIYAQEEVIDVALTARHYATNGPRLLADRKVKGMLPGATNVRVRHLPKGVVGVISPWNYPLTLAVSDAVAALVAGNAVVVKPDSQTPYCALALAELLYEAGLPRELYAVVPGPGSVVGQAIMATTDYVMFTGSSATGATLAEQAGRRLIGFSAELGGKNPMVVTAGADIANAVRGAARAAFSNSGQLCISIERIYVDKKIAGEFADRFAAFVSQMKLSAAYDFTADMGSLASAAQIDTAEAHVEDAVAKGAKVLAGGKRRADLGPFFFEPTVLTDVTDDMVCFGNETFGPVVSIYPVDSTDEAIKLANDTEYGLNASVFAGSSAEAQAVAERLRAGTVNINEGYAAAWASTAAPMGGMGISGVGRRHGDEGLLKYTESQTIAEQRFIGIDRMPVVPTSIYRAITPAAVRALKYLPGR, from the coding sequence ATGCCGAAGCCCACTGTCGACTACTTCACCCGCCTCGGGGATCTCGTCGCGATCGACGACGCCGCGAGTCGTCCCACCCGCCCGGTGCTGGAGGCGTTCAGCGGCACGGAGATGGCGACCATCCCCGTGGCGACTGCCGCCGACCTCGAGACCGCGGTTGCCCGGGCGCGTCAGGCGCAGGAGGGCTGGGCCCAGCGGACCCCGGCCGAGCGTGCCGCGATCATCGACACCTTCTCCGATCTCGTTCACCGCAACGCCGCGTCGTTGATGGACATCGCTCAGGCCGAGACCGGCAAGGCACGGATCTACGCGCAGGAAGAGGTCATCGATGTCGCGCTGACCGCGCGGCACTACGCCACGAACGGTCCGCGTCTGCTCGCCGACCGCAAGGTCAAGGGGATGCTGCCCGGCGCGACCAATGTTCGTGTGCGGCACCTGCCCAAGGGTGTCGTCGGTGTCATCAGCCCATGGAACTACCCGCTGACTCTCGCGGTGTCGGACGCCGTCGCGGCTTTGGTCGCAGGCAACGCGGTGGTGGTCAAGCCCGACAGCCAAACGCCTTACTGCGCACTCGCATTGGCCGAACTGCTGTACGAGGCGGGTCTCCCGCGCGAACTGTATGCAGTGGTGCCGGGTCCCGGAAGCGTTGTCGGGCAGGCGATCATGGCCACCACCGACTATGTGATGTTCACCGGGTCGTCGGCCACCGGCGCCACCCTCGCCGAGCAGGCAGGCCGTCGACTCATCGGGTTCTCGGCCGAGCTGGGCGGAAAGAACCCCATGGTGGTCACCGCCGGCGCCGACATCGCCAACGCCGTGCGGGGTGCGGCACGCGCCGCGTTCTCCAACTCCGGGCAGTTGTGCATCTCCATCGAGCGCATCTACGTCGACAAGAAGATCGCGGGCGAGTTCGCCGACCGGTTCGCCGCATTCGTCTCGCAGATGAAGCTCTCGGCCGCCTACGACTTCACCGCCGACATGGGCTCGCTGGCCTCGGCCGCGCAGATCGACACCGCCGAGGCCCACGTCGAGGACGCAGTCGCCAAGGGCGCCAAGGTTCTCGCCGGCGGCAAGCGCCGAGCCGACCTGGGCCCGTTCTTCTTCGAGCCGACGGTCCTCACCGATGTCACCGACGACATGGTGTGCTTCGGCAACGAGACCTTCGGACCGGTGGTCTCGATCTACCCGGTGGACTCCACCGACGAGGCGATCAAGCTGGCCAACGACACCGAATACGGGCTCAACGCAAGCGTTTTCGCGGGCAGCAGTGCCGAGGCGCAGGCTGTGGCGGAACGTTTGCGTGCGGGCACGGTGAACATCAACGAGGGCTACGCCGCGGCGTGGGCGTCCACCGCGGCGCCGATGGGCGGCATGGGCATCTCGGGTGTGGGCCGACGCCACGGCGACGAAGGCCTGTTGAAGTACACCGAGTCGCAGACCATCGCCGAGCAGCGATTCATCGGCATCGACCGGATGCCGGTGGTGCCCACGAGCATCTACCGCGCGATCACCCCGGCCGCGGTCCGTGCACTGAAGTACCTACCCGGCCGCTGA
- a CDS encoding cyclase family protein, translating to MCDDAIVLHAHEESRRMSRRTALRVAAGVATGVSASAVAGVGAAGVGWTAPFHAEPRGRGTTRIVDLTHPLSPSFPVWPGNPPMVSVPTSRVGDRDSGFATNWVSFAEHTGTHVDAPAHKIGRGITVDRIDPAHLVAPLVVISIGARAGQDPRTRLTDRDIDGWESRNGRIPQGALVALHTGWQPRTGGADAAGFSADAVNLLVTERGVVAIGTDTLSVDIRGEAAAHTAILGAGRYVVEAMAALDSVPPRGATVMVGAPRFAGGSGGPARVLAMV from the coding sequence ATGTGCGACGACGCGATCGTGCTGCACGCGCACGAGGAATCCCGTCGGATGTCGCGGCGTACCGCACTGCGGGTGGCAGCAGGCGTGGCCACCGGGGTGTCCGCGTCGGCCGTGGCCGGAGTCGGGGCGGCCGGAGTCGGGTGGACGGCGCCGTTCCATGCAGAGCCCCGCGGCCGCGGCACGACGCGGATCGTCGACCTGACCCACCCGCTCTCCCCGTCCTTCCCGGTGTGGCCCGGCAACCCGCCGATGGTCAGTGTGCCGACATCGCGTGTGGGTGACCGCGATTCGGGCTTCGCGACCAACTGGGTCTCCTTCGCCGAACACACCGGCACGCACGTCGACGCACCTGCCCACAAGATCGGCCGGGGTATCACCGTCGACCGGATCGATCCCGCCCACCTCGTCGCACCGCTGGTGGTGATCAGCATCGGGGCCCGAGCGGGGCAGGACCCGCGTACCCGGTTGACCGACAGGGACATCGACGGATGGGAGTCGCGGAACGGCCGGATTCCGCAGGGGGCGCTGGTGGCCCTGCACACCGGCTGGCAACCGCGAACCGGCGGCGCCGACGCCGCCGGCTTCTCCGCCGACGCCGTGAACCTGCTCGTGACCGAGCGGGGTGTCGTGGCGATCGGCACGGACACCCTCAGCGTCGACATCCGAGGCGAGGCCGCCGCGCACACCGCCATTCTGGGCGCCGGGCGGTATGTCGTCGAGGCGATGGCTGCTCTGGATTCTGTCCCGCCACGGGGCGCGACGGTGATGGTCGGTGCGCCGCGGTTCGCCGGTGGTTCGGGCGGACCCGCCCGGGTACTCGCGATGGTCTGA